The segment TAGCGGGCGTCGGGCTCCTTGGCCAGGCACTTCTCGATCACCGCGCGCAGTCCGACCGGCACGCGCCCCGACACCGGCCCGGGTGCCGCGTTCACGATGGCGTCGGCGAGCTGCACCACCGAGCCGCCGCCGAACGGAAGGCGGCCCATCGTCATCTCGTAGAGCATCACGCCGAACGACCAGACGTCGCTCCGCGCGTCGGCCTTTCCGCCCAGCAGCACCTCGGGCGGGAGGTAGTTCGGCGTGCCCAGGATCAGCCCGGACCGCGTGAGGTCGAGCTCCGCCGCGCTGACCGGGCGCGAGTCGTCCTGGACCCGCTTCGCCAGCCCGAAGTCGAGCACCTTGGCCCAGCCCTCGGGAGTGACCATGACGTTCGCGCTCTTCAAGTCGCGATGGATCACGCCGCGCTTGTGCGCGTACTCCAGGGCGGAGGCGATCTGGAGCGCGAGCATCGGGATCGAATCGGCGGCGAGCGTCCCCCCGCGGATCCGCTCGGCGAGCGGGCTCCCCTCCACCAGCTCCATCACGATGAAGAGCGCCCCCTCCTCCTTCCCGACCTCGTAGATGTGGGCGATGTGGGGGTGGTTCAGCGACGAGGCGGTGCGGGCCTCGCGGACCAGGCGGGTGCGCGCCTCCTCGTTCAACACCGCGTCGGGAGGGAGCACCTTGATCGCCACGTCGCGCTGCAGCCTCGGATCGTGGGCGCGGTAGACCTCCCCCATGCCCCCCACGCCGAGGGGGGCCAGGACACGGTAGTGCCCGAGGGTGGTTCCGGATGTGAGGGGCATGGAGTGACTAAAGCAGAACCGCGGGCGGCCGGATATGCGAAAGGGCCTTGATGCGAGCCAGGAGCGCGGAATCTGGAGAATTGAAGCGGGGCGTGTCAGACTCCGGTCATGTACAGAGGATTTCCGTCATGAGCCGGCGCGGCCCCAAGACCAAGGCGATGCCGGGGCTGGGCACGCCCGACCCGCGCAGCGCCTCGCGCGGACGCTGGACCTCCCTGCCTCCCGACGTTCTCCGGGGGGTGCGGAAGCGCGTGGCCGTCTTCGCGCTGGCCATCGCGGGGATCTGGGCGCTGGTATTGTTCGTGCACGACGTGGTCGCGCCGCTGATCGGACACCACCACACG is part of the Candidatus Binatia bacterium genome and harbors:
- a CDS encoding serine/threonine-protein kinase; amino-acid sequence: MPLTSGTTLGHYRVLAPLGVGGMGEVYRAHDPRLQRDVAIKVLPPDAVLNEEARTRLVREARTASSLNHPHIAHIYEVGKEEGALFIVMELVEGSPLAERIRGGTLAADSIPMLALQIASALEYAHKRGVIHRDLKSANVMVTPEGWAKVLDFGLAKRVQDDSRPVSAAELDLTRSGLILGTPNYLPPEVLLGGKADARSDVWSFGVMLYEMTMGRLPFGGGSVVQLADAIVNAAPGPVSGRVPVGLRAVIEKCLAKEPDAR